In Candidatus Hinthialibacter antarcticus, one genomic interval encodes:
- the amrB gene encoding AmmeMemoRadiSam system protein B: MQTPDVLRPTAAGRFYPADPDELSKDISGYLSQAQIQISQRRVLAILVPHAGYPFSGPVAGYSFRHVEKQAPDTVLFVALGHQGVKGASVFNGCRYETPLGSVNVDNELNEILLQGGAPIDDNPVPHVGEHSVEVNLPFVQSVFPQAKVSSLLISQLDADLCATVGQRIADAVKSFPDKEILLVASSDMSHYPKQEVATSVDRAMLASIETLSPQQICRDLVELNNGAANLHCVMCGGAAMLTVVEAALALGAKQAKTLHYQNSGDSDWGDPDRVVGYGSLAIYGPDPHEKPGQDFALNEQEKKELLRLARAGVLAELTQKPFQAHSDLSALQANAGVFVTLKKRGDLRGCLGRFEPVEQPLCQLVPYMAAQSAVHDHRFPALGEDELPFTDIQISVLSPLRPIEDVNEICIGRDGLQIEGVTASGFQRSGTLLPQVATERNWSVEEFLEALCNKAGLEPGAWRSPDAKLWAYSADVFGDLDFQTPPFRVESQSL; encoded by the coding sequence ATGCAAACACCGGATGTTTTAAGACCGACTGCTGCTGGGCGATTTTATCCTGCCGACCCAGATGAACTCTCGAAAGATATTAGCGGTTATCTCTCTCAAGCGCAGATTCAAATAAGTCAGCGTCGCGTCTTGGCGATCTTGGTTCCGCACGCGGGTTATCCATTTTCCGGCCCGGTGGCTGGATATTCATTTCGGCATGTTGAAAAACAGGCTCCTGATACCGTATTGTTTGTTGCGCTGGGGCATCAAGGCGTGAAAGGGGCGTCGGTTTTCAATGGATGCCGCTACGAAACGCCGCTTGGCAGTGTGAATGTAGACAACGAGTTAAATGAGATTTTGCTGCAAGGCGGCGCCCCGATAGACGATAATCCTGTTCCGCATGTCGGCGAGCATTCCGTCGAAGTCAACCTGCCGTTTGTGCAAAGCGTGTTTCCTCAAGCGAAAGTTTCTTCTTTATTGATTTCTCAGTTAGACGCTGATTTATGCGCAACCGTCGGTCAGCGTATTGCCGACGCCGTGAAATCGTTTCCCGATAAAGAAATTTTACTGGTCGCCTCATCTGACATGAGCCATTATCCAAAACAGGAGGTCGCAACGTCGGTGGATCGCGCGATGCTTGCGTCAATCGAGACCCTATCGCCCCAGCAGATTTGTCGCGATCTTGTCGAATTGAACAACGGCGCTGCGAATTTGCATTGCGTGATGTGCGGCGGCGCTGCGATGCTCACGGTTGTCGAAGCGGCCCTCGCCTTGGGAGCCAAGCAAGCCAAAACCCTCCATTATCAAAATAGCGGCGACAGCGATTGGGGAGACCCGGATCGCGTAGTCGGTTATGGTTCGCTGGCAATCTATGGGCCGGATCCGCATGAAAAACCAGGACAAGATTTTGCCCTGAACGAACAAGAAAAGAAAGAACTGTTACGCTTGGCGCGAGCTGGCGTTCTGGCGGAACTCACTCAAAAACCGTTTCAGGCGCATTCAGATTTGAGCGCTTTGCAGGCCAATGCGGGCGTGTTTGTGACGCTGAAAAAACGGGGCGATCTGCGCGGTTGCCTGGGGCGGTTTGAGCCGGTGGAGCAACCGCTTTGTCAATTGGTTCCATATATGGCGGCGCAATCGGCTGTGCACGATCATCGGTTTCCCGCCTTGGGCGAAGACGAACTGCCTTTTACGGATATTCAGATTTCCGTCCTGTCTCCGCTACGACCAATCGAAGACGTGAATGAGATTTGCATCGGGCGTGATGGATTGCAGATTGAAGGCGTGACCGCATCCGGGTTTCAACGCTCCGGTACCTTACTGCCGCAGGTCGCGACAGAACGCAATTGGAGCGTCGAAGAGTTTTTA